Below is a window of Mycoplasmopsis anatis DNA.
AATGATAAATATTTATAAATACAATATTCTTATAAAAAATAAAAATTTAATCAAAGATAAAAATATTGATAACTTTTTAAGTTTTGGATTTATAGAAAGACTACTTATTTATAAAGATAAAATTTTACCTGATAAACATAGTGAGAACTTAAATGAAAGTAATATTAAGATATATAGGGAAGCGTTGAAATTTGATGAAGAAGATAAAGATGGTATTGTAAAAAGGAATACAAACTTAATAAAAGTAGTAAGAGAAACACTACCCGATATATGTTATGCATGTAATGATTTATATCCTATAGAGAATAGAACATTTAAGTTTAGAAATAAAGATATGTGATACTTAGAAATTCACCATGTTATTTCATTTTCTAAAGATAGTTCTTCAGATCAAATTGATAATTTAGTCAAACTTTGTCCTTCCTGTCACAAAGCTTTAACCAAGAATAGAGCAGAACAAGAATATCAATTAAAATTAATTAATAACATTGTAAGAAATGCTAACTTTATCAAAGAATACGTTTCAATACTCGCAAAAACTAACAACGTTGATAAAATCGTTGAATTTATTTATAAATCATTAGCATAAATTGTTAAAAAATATATAATTGAGGAAGTTAATATAAACTACCTCGGAGTAATGATTATGAATAAAAAGTTTTTAATTTTAGATTTATTTTGTGGAGCTGGAGGGATAAGTGTTGGTCTCGAACAAATATCTAACTTCAAATCAGTAATTGGTCTAGATTTCAATAAACAAGCCTTAGAAACGTACAAGTTTAATCATAAAGACGCTATAGGAATCCACGGTGATATCACATTAAAGGAAGTAAAAGAAAGAATTATTAATTTATCCAAAGAAAAAGGTATAAATATGATAGTTGGCGGTCCGTCATGCCAAGGTTTCTCTAATAAAGGAAAAATGTTAGGTTTAAATGATCCAAGAAATTATTTATTCAAGGAATATGTAGAAATAGTGAAGCACGTTAAACCAAAATTATTCATTTTAGAAAACGTAAAAGGTATGATTAGCAGCGAAAATGGATATTTTATAAACGAAATAGTAAAGTCATTTGAAGAATTAGGATACAAAATTTCTTATAAAGTATTGAATGCAGCAGACTTTGGTGTTCCACAAAATAGAGAAAGAACTATATTAATAGGGAGTTTAGATTTTCATTTTAACTTTAGAATTTTAGATGAATTTAAAACAAAAACTCCTACTGTTTATGAAGCAATATCTGATTTATCATATTTAAATTCTGGAGAAGGTGAAGAAATATCGGATTATATTAATGAACCCGTTTCATACTATCAAAAACTAATGAGAAAAAATTCACTTAAACTTTATAATCATAAAGCTACAAATCATTCTAAACATGCTTTGTATAAATTATCATTAATTCCACCAGAAAAAGGAAAGGAATTCTTACCAAAAGAATTATTAGGAAAGCAAAAATTTAAGACAACTTGAACTAGATTAGAATGAAATGAACCTAGTCCAACAATAGATACTCGGTTTGATACTCCTTCTAACGGAAAAAATACACACCCAATATTAAATAGAGCAATAACACCAAGAGAAGCAGCAAGATTGCAGTCATTCCCTGATGATTTTATTTTTACAGGAACAAAAACTAGTGTTTGTACGCAAATTGGTAATGCTGTACCACCACTTTTAGCAAAAGCTATAGGATTAGGGATAATTAAAGCATATTCGCTCGCGAGTGATAAATATGAAATTGATAATTGTACAATTTATAATGAAGATGCTTATTTAATTTATGATACATTGCTCAAAAATAATATTAAAGTCGATCATATAATAACCGATCCGCCCTATAATATATCTAAAAAAAATAATTTTAATACAATGAAATCATCAAATAGAAAAGGTATTTATTTCGGTGACTGAGATAATGGTTTTGATATTTATAACTGAATTGAAAAATATAGTAAGTTAGTAAAAATCAACGGGTCAATGATAATTTTTTGTTCATATAGATATATAAGTTATTTGATTAATTTTATAGAGAAATGTGATTTTGATGTAAAGGATATAATTGAATGAAAAAAGACAAATCCAATGCCGCGTAATGTTAATAGAAGATATGTACAAGATACAGAATTTGCTATATGAGCGGTAAAAAAGAAATCTAGATGAACTTTTAATAAACCTAGGGATAAGAAATATTTAAGATCTACCTTCGTTTCACCAGTAGTTTCTGGGTTAGAGAGAACATCACACCCGACACAAAAGTCATTATCTATTATAGAAGAATTGATTAAAATTCATACAAACGAAGGTGATTTAATACTAGATATGTTTTTAGGTTCAGGAACTACAGCACTTGCTTGTTTAA
It encodes the following:
- the dcm gene encoding DNA (cytosine-5-)-methyltransferase, which encodes MNKKFLILDLFCGAGGISVGLEQISNFKSVIGLDFNKQALETYKFNHKDAIGIHGDITLKEVKERIINLSKEKGINMIVGGPSCQGFSNKGKMLGLNDPRNYLFKEYVEIVKHVKPKLFILENVKGMISSENGYFINEIVKSFEELGYKISYKVLNAADFGVPQNRERTILIGSLDFHFNFRILDEFKTKTPTVYEAISDLSYLNSGEGEEISDYINEPVSYYQKLMRKNSLKLYNHKATNHSKHALYKLSLIPPEKGKEFLPKELLGKQKFKTTWTRLEWNEPSPTIDTRFDTPSNGKNTHPILNRAITPREAARLQSFPDDFIFTGTKTSVCTQIGNAVPPLLAKAIGLGIIKAYSLASDKYEIDNCTIYNEDAYLIYDTLLKNNIKVDHIITDPPYNISKKNNFNTMKSSNRKGIYFGDWDNGFDIYNWIEKYSKLVKINGSMIIFCSYRYISYLINFIEKCDFDVKDIIEWKKTNPMPRNVNRRYVQDTEFAIWAVKKKSRWTFNKPRDKKYLRSTFVSPVVSGLERTSHPTQKSLSIIEELIKIHTNEGDLILDMFLGSGTTALACLRNNRKILGIEKDKVYFNIAVERIQQLYK